In Gallus gallus isolate bGalGal1 chromosome 6, bGalGal1.mat.broiler.GRCg7b, whole genome shotgun sequence, a single genomic region encodes these proteins:
- the SLC16A12 gene encoding monocarboxylate transporter 12 isoform X2 has product MAPRAGPPDGGWGWMIVAGCFLVTICTRAVTRCISIFFVEFQAYFGQDYARTAWIHSIVDCATMLCAPLGSLISNHVSCQVGIMLGGLLASTGLILSSFATSLEHLYLSLGVLTGLGFALCYSPAIAMVGKYFNKRKALAYGIAMSGSGIGTFILAPVVQLLIEQFSWRGALLILGGFVLNLCVCGALMRPIALEEDRKTVPGLLEKDYVNEAQKRDLKRMPLCSPLIKTWSHECLCYCSWKEYDFLLMPGFMVLAVSVLFMAYGCSPLFVYLVPYALSVGVSHHQAAFLMSILGVIDIIGNITFGWLTDRRCLKKYRYFCYLFAVGMDGLCCLFLPVLHNFPLLVPFSFTFGYFDGAYVTLIPVVTADVVGTSSLSSALGVVYFLHAIPYLVSPPVAGWLVDTTGSYTASFLLCGFSMIFSSVLLCFARLAKKMKRTRLKSLSNDTHSKQHIWTNGAIAYSVTGELDQKDAEFLPVDTNSYSNR; this is encoded by the exons ATGGCCCCGCGTGCCGGCCCGCCCGACGGCGGCTGGGGCTGGATGATCGTGGCTGGCTGCTTCCTGGTCACTATCTGCACCAGGGCCGTGACGAG gtgcatctccattttctttgtGGAGTTTCAGGCATATTTTGGGCAGGATTATGCCAGAACAGCTTGGATCCACTCCATTGTCGACTGTGCCACGatgctctgtg ccCCGCTTGGGAGTTTAATCAGTAATCATGTATCCTGCCAAGTTGGTATCATGCTAGGAGGGCTGCTCGCGTCTACTGGACTAATTCTGAGTTCCTTCGCCACCAGCCTGGAACATCTCTATTTATCATTAGGAGTCCTTACAG gaCTTGGATTTGCCCTCTGTTATTCTCCAGCTATTGCAATGGTGGGCAAGTACTTCaacaaaaggaaagcactgGCTTATGGAATAGCTATGTCTGGAAGTGGAATCGGTACCTTCATCCTGGCTCCTGTGGTCCAACTCTTAATCGAGCAATTTTCCTGGCGTGGGGCGTTACTTATCCTAGGAGGTTTTGTCCTAAACCTCTGTGTCTGTGGTGCCTTGATGCGGCCTATTGCCCTTGAGGAGGACCGTAAAACTGTTCCGGGGCTTCTTGAAAAAGATTATGTCAATGAAGCACAGAAACGAGACTTGAAGCGAATGCCTCTCTGTTCACCTTTAATCAAAACATGGTCACATGAGTGTTTATGCTACTGTTCATGGAAGGAATATGACTTTTTACTGATGCCAGGCTTCATGGTGCTAGCAGtgtctgttttatttatggCATATGGCTGCAGCCCTCTTTTTGTCTACTTAGTGCCTTATGCTTTGAGCGTTGGAGTGAGCCATCACCAGGCTGCCTTCCTCATGTCTATACTTGGTGTCATTGATATCATTGGTAATATCACCTTTGGATGGCTAACAGACAGAAG GTGTCTGAAGAAATACCGGTACTTCTGCTACCTCTTTGCTGTAGGAATGGATGGCCTCTGCTGTCTTTTCCTACCTGTTCTCCACAACTTCCCTTTGCTTGTGCCTTTCTCATTTACCTTTGGGTACTTTGATGGAGCCTATGTAACACTGATCCCTGTTGTGACGGCGGATGTAGTGGGAACTTCTTCTTTATCATCAGCACTGGGTGTTGTGTACTTCCTGCACGCCATACCATATCTAGTGAGCCCACCTGTTGCAG GTTGGCTTGTGGATACAACTGGCAGTTACACAGCATCATTCCTCCTGTGTGGATTTTCTATGATATTTAGTTCAGTGTTATTATGTTTTGCGAGActggcaaagaaaatgaagagaacacGTTTGAAGTCACTCTCCAATGACActcacagcaaacagcacatcTGGACAAATGGAGCAATAGCTTATTCTGTCACAGGAGAATTAGACCAAAAGGATGCTGAATTTTTGCCTGTGGATACAAACAGCTACAGCAACAGATGA
- the SLC16A12 gene encoding monocarboxylate transporter 12 isoform X1, which produces MPVVNELFRFPTFLAALRSSKVLSVPLGAPTSAAGSAPGGAAAAGPLPVPGPPAGTAAGPRAVRARVLDRRPAARARAGGGFFRCFGANTICFLGEKFGRRSLRTCGCVSGPLRDPSGRRARTDGEQTLTPPLLVCGDGSQPVALRGERGASARHNMAPRAGPPDGGWGWMIVAGCFLVTICTRAVTRCISIFFVEFQAYFGQDYARTAWIHSIVDCATMLCAPLGSLISNHVSCQVGIMLGGLLASTGLILSSFATSLEHLYLSLGVLTGLGFALCYSPAIAMVGKYFNKRKALAYGIAMSGSGIGTFILAPVVQLLIEQFSWRGALLILGGFVLNLCVCGALMRPIALEEDRKTVPGLLEKDYVNEAQKRDLKRMPLCSPLIKTWSHECLCYCSWKEYDFLLMPGFMVLAVSVLFMAYGCSPLFVYLVPYALSVGVSHHQAAFLMSILGVIDIIGNITFGWLTDRRCLKKYRYFCYLFAVGMDGLCCLFLPVLHNFPLLVPFSFTFGYFDGAYVTLIPVVTADVVGTSSLSSALGVVYFLHAIPYLVSPPVAGWLVDTTGSYTASFLLCGFSMIFSSVLLCFARLAKKMKRTRLKSLSNDTHSKQHIWTNGAIAYSVTGELDQKDAEFLPVDTNSYSNR; this is translated from the exons ATGCCCGTTGTTAATGAGTTGTTTCGCTTTCCTACCTTTTTGGCGGCTCTACGTTCATCGAAGGTTCTCAGCGTACCCCTCGGGGCTCCCACGTCGGCGGCTGGAAGCGCCCCCGGGGGCGCGGCCGCCGCGGGACCCCTCCCCGTCCCCGGGCCACCTGCGGGCACCGCAGCGGGGCCCCGAGCCGTGCGGGCTCGCGTTCTGGACAGGCGCCCCGCGGCTCGGGCGCGGGCAGGGGGCggatttttcagatgttttggCGCAAACACCATTTGCTTCCTCGGGGAGAAGTTTGGCCGTCGGTCCTTGAGGACGTGCGGTTGCGTAAGCGGCCCTCTGCGAGATCCGAGCGGCCGGAGAGCGAGGACAG ATGGCGAGCAGACCCTCACCCCACCTTTGCTGGTGTGTGGCGATGGGAGCCAACCTGTAGCGctgaggggagaaagaggaGCATCGGCCCGCCACAACATGGCCCCGCGTGCCGGCCCGCCCGACGGCGGCTGGGGCTGGATGATCGTGGCTGGCTGCTTCCTGGTCACTATCTGCACCAGGGCCGTGACGAG gtgcatctccattttctttgtGGAGTTTCAGGCATATTTTGGGCAGGATTATGCCAGAACAGCTTGGATCCACTCCATTGTCGACTGTGCCACGatgctctgtg ccCCGCTTGGGAGTTTAATCAGTAATCATGTATCCTGCCAAGTTGGTATCATGCTAGGAGGGCTGCTCGCGTCTACTGGACTAATTCTGAGTTCCTTCGCCACCAGCCTGGAACATCTCTATTTATCATTAGGAGTCCTTACAG gaCTTGGATTTGCCCTCTGTTATTCTCCAGCTATTGCAATGGTGGGCAAGTACTTCaacaaaaggaaagcactgGCTTATGGAATAGCTATGTCTGGAAGTGGAATCGGTACCTTCATCCTGGCTCCTGTGGTCCAACTCTTAATCGAGCAATTTTCCTGGCGTGGGGCGTTACTTATCCTAGGAGGTTTTGTCCTAAACCTCTGTGTCTGTGGTGCCTTGATGCGGCCTATTGCCCTTGAGGAGGACCGTAAAACTGTTCCGGGGCTTCTTGAAAAAGATTATGTCAATGAAGCACAGAAACGAGACTTGAAGCGAATGCCTCTCTGTTCACCTTTAATCAAAACATGGTCACATGAGTGTTTATGCTACTGTTCATGGAAGGAATATGACTTTTTACTGATGCCAGGCTTCATGGTGCTAGCAGtgtctgttttatttatggCATATGGCTGCAGCCCTCTTTTTGTCTACTTAGTGCCTTATGCTTTGAGCGTTGGAGTGAGCCATCACCAGGCTGCCTTCCTCATGTCTATACTTGGTGTCATTGATATCATTGGTAATATCACCTTTGGATGGCTAACAGACAGAAG GTGTCTGAAGAAATACCGGTACTTCTGCTACCTCTTTGCTGTAGGAATGGATGGCCTCTGCTGTCTTTTCCTACCTGTTCTCCACAACTTCCCTTTGCTTGTGCCTTTCTCATTTACCTTTGGGTACTTTGATGGAGCCTATGTAACACTGATCCCTGTTGTGACGGCGGATGTAGTGGGAACTTCTTCTTTATCATCAGCACTGGGTGTTGTGTACTTCCTGCACGCCATACCATATCTAGTGAGCCCACCTGTTGCAG GTTGGCTTGTGGATACAACTGGCAGTTACACAGCATCATTCCTCCTGTGTGGATTTTCTATGATATTTAGTTCAGTGTTATTATGTTTTGCGAGActggcaaagaaaatgaagagaacacGTTTGAAGTCACTCTCCAATGACActcacagcaaacagcacatcTGGACAAATGGAGCAATAGCTTATTCTGTCACAGGAGAATTAGACCAAAAGGATGCTGAATTTTTGCCTGTGGATACAAACAGCTACAGCAACAGATGA